In the Drosophila takahashii strain IR98-3 E-12201 chromosome 3R, DtakHiC1v2, whole genome shotgun sequence genome, one interval contains:
- the LOC108057194 gene encoding uncharacterized protein, translating into MSGSLPATFVKGFHNEELVRRMEYRQLGSTGLRVSKIALGGATLSKLFSDDFDREEGIRTVQEAIRSGINYIDTAPFYGQGKSEELLGQALKDVPREAYYIATKVARYELDPEKMFDYTAAKARESVKKSLELLGLERVDVLQVHDVDAAPSLDIVLNETIPVLEEYVRAGKARFIGITAYDVDVLKECAERGKGRIQVVLNYARYTLLDNTLLRHMKAFQELGVGIVCAAAHSLGLLSNAGPQSWHPGSPELLAVGKRGAEICQQRNVELGKLAMYYSMQLDGAATFLIGIPNRELLRINLDAVFDGLTPHEQEVLQYLRENVFTKSYSWGSTLSTVNMFK; encoded by the exons ATGTCGGGATCGCTGCCAGCCACATTTGTCAAGGGCTTCCACAATGAGGAGCTGGTGCGTCGTATGGAGTACCGTCAACTGGGCTCCACGGGACTGCGAGTCTCGAAAATCGCCTTGGGAGGAGCCACCCTCTCGAAACTCTTCTCCGACGACTTTGATCGGGAGGAGGGTATTCGCACGGTCCAGGAGGCCATTAGATCCGGGATCAACTACATAGACACAGCCCCTTTTTATGGTCAAGGCAAGTCGGAGGAGCTGCTCGGCCAGGCGCTGAAGGATGTTCCCAGGGAAGCCTACTATATAGCCACCAAAGTGGCGCGGTACGAATTGGATCCCGAGAAGATGTTCGATTATACGGCTGCCAAGGCCCGGGAGAGTGTGAAAAAGAGTCTGGAGTTGCTAGGATTGGAGCGAGTGGATGTTCTACAG GTTCACGATGTGGACGCCGCACCAAGTCTGGACATCGTGCTAAACGAGACCATTCCCGTTCTTGAAGAGTACGTTCGGGCAGGAAAGGCCCGGTTCATCGGGATCACCGCCTACGACGTGGACGTGCTGAAGGAGTGCGCCGAACGGGGCAAGGGTCGCATCCAGGTGGTGCTCAACTATGCCCGCTACACCCTGTTGGACAACACCCTGTTGCGTCACATGAAGGCCTTCCAGGAACTGGGCGTGGGCATCGTGTGTGCCGCCGCCCACTCGCTGGGACTGCTGAGCAACGCTGGACCTCAGTCCTGGCATCCCGGCAGTCCGGAACTCCTGGCGGTGGGCAAACGGGGAGCCGAGATCTGCCAACAGAGGAACGTGGAGCTGGGAAAACTGGCCATGTACTATTCAATGCAACTCGATGGGGCGGCCACCTTCCTCATCGGGATCCCCAATCGAGAGCTGCTGCGGATTAACTTGGACGCCGTCTTCGATGGACTCACTCCCCATGAACAGGAAGTGCTGCAGTACCTGCGCGAAAA CGTTTTCACAAAGTCCTATAGCTGGGGCTCCACTTTGTCCACGGTTAACATGTTCAAATGA
- the LOC108057168 gene encoding uncharacterized protein, whose translation MSGTLPATYVKGFHDETKVRRMEYRNLGKTGLEVSKVSFGGGALCANYGFELEEGIQTVHEALKSGINYIDTAPWYGQGRSEEVLGQALKGVPRESYYIATKVARYELDYEKMFDFSAKKTRESVEKSLKLLGLDYVDVIQIHDIEFAKDLDIVINETLPTLEQLVKEGKARFIGVSAYPISILKECLTRAAGRFDTVLTYARYTLTDETLLEYLDFFKSQNLGVICAAAHALGLLTNAGPQPWHPASDDQKAIARKASEVCKERGVELGKLAMFYTMKGLPGVSTFLTGMQTRPLLRINLEAFELGLNDKEQEVLRYLKENVLTKPFDWEGNELKVYWAALKKK comes from the exons atgtctgGAACATTACCGGCCACTTATGTGAAGGGTTTCCACGATGAGACAAAGGTGCGCCGCATGGAATATCGCAATCTCGGAAAGACCGGCCTGGAAGTCTCGAAAGTCTCTTTCGGAGGCGGCGCCCTCTGCGCCAACTACGG CTTTGAACTGGAGGAGGGAATCCAGACAGTTCATGAAGCGCTAAAGTCGGGCATCAACTACATTGATACCGCCCCCTGGTATGGTCAGGGTCGCTCTGAGGAGGTCCTTGGCCAGGCGCTAAAGGGGGTTCCTCGGGAATCGTACTACATAGCCACTAAAGTGGCTCGCTACGAACTGGACTACGAGAAGATGTTCGACTTTAGCGCCAAGAAGACCCGCGAAAGCGTGGAGAAAAGTCTGAAGCTGCTGGGCCTGGACTACGTGGATGTCATTCAGATTCACGACATCGAGTTTGCCAAGGATCTGGATATTGTCATCAACGAGACATTGCCAACTCTGGAGCAGTTGGTCAAGGAGGGCAAGGCTAGGTTTATTGGAGTGTCGGCCTATCCTATTTCGATACTCAAAGAGTGCCTGACCCGAGCGGCAGGAAGATTCGAT ACTGTTCTCACCTATGCCAGATACACCCTGACCGACGAAACGCTCCTGGAGTACCTGGACTTTTTCAAGTCCCAGAATCTGGGAGTCATCTGCGCTGCGGCCCACGCCCTTGGATTGCTGACCAATGCCGGACCCCAGCCGTGGCATCCGGCCAGCGATGATCAGAAGGCCATTGCCCGGAAGGCTTCGGAGGTCTGCAAGGAACGCGGCGTGGAGCTGGGCAAACTGGCCATGTTCTACACGATGAAGGGACTGCCCGGGGTGAGCACCTTCCTCACGGGCATGCAGACGCGCCCACTGCTGCGGATCAACCTGGAGGCCTTCGAACTGGGCCTCAACGATAAGGAGCAGGAAGTGCTGCGGTACCTGAAAGAAAA TGTTTTGACCAAACCTTTCGATTGGGAGGGCAACGAACTGAAGGTATATTGGGCGGCCTTGAAGAAGAAGTAA
- the LOC108057173 gene encoding uncharacterized protein produces the protein MSGLQNGILLLFACNLLLALYVSANKQQKHQNQEIWEQDLSDTFKIEGSDQGIQKVNLKCGADSMNVVLETEKPFTGVMYTRGSFYKQTAPCFMKPSSSQGSLSIEMNFQLDQCQTLRDGDLYTNIVVIQNDPELITPGDSAFSLECDFRQPRSLDVEASMQARDRVATGSKITLTSPDPAAPTEHLHNSVVSNSDSVAYIPKFSRPNRTIHLGSVEEVTLPSSSQSRDEL, from the exons ATGTCGGGATTACAGAATGGCATTCTGCTTTTGTTCGCCTGCAACTTGTTGTTGGCTCTCTACGTGTCGGCCAATAAGCAGCAAAAACATCAAAATCAAG AAATCTGGGAACAAGACCTTTCGGACACCTTTAAAATCGAGGGCAGCGACCAGGGCATTCAAAAGGTGAACCTGAAGTGCGGAGCGGACTCGATGAACGTGGTGCTGGAGACGGAAAAGCCCTTCACGGGTGTGATGTACACGCGAGGCAGTTTCTACAAGCAGACGGCCCCGTGCTTCATGAAGCCCTCTTCAAGCCAGGGATCACTTTCCATTGAGATGAACTTCCAGCTGGACCAGTGCCAAACGCTCCGCGACGGAGACCTGTACACCAACATCGTGGTGATCCAGAACGACCCGGAGTTGATCACGCCCGGAGACTCGGCCTTCTCGCTGGAGTGCGACTTCCGACAGCCGCGCAGTCTGGACGTGGAGGCCAGTATGCAGGCCAGGGACAG GGTGGCCACTGGCTCCAAAATCACACTCACAAGTCCCGATCCTGCGGCACCCACGGAACATCTACACAACTCGGTGGTTAGCAACAGCGACTCGGTCGCATACATACCAAAGTTCAGCAGGCCAAATAGAACCATACACCTAGGCTCCGTCGAGGAGGTGACTCTGCCGTCGTCCTCGCAATCCCGAGACGAGCTCTAG
- the Tango9 gene encoding solute carrier family 35 member F6 isoform X1 — MDHRVFLSLIFVLSGTFNVLVVKWASQEQVTGSDGKLHGFQHPVVFTLLMFLGEFLCFLVFKLIRLISNRRGQVISDLDTILTPDSSEFSPLSMILPTVLDTIASILLFTGLYLTYATSFQMIRGAALVFVGIFSTMFLNHTLTGRHWLAIFTISCGVFNIVCMDVQRVGYDLVLLPYTDQKAILTGDLLIIIAEILHGLQYVYEEKQLKTSNVAPLQAAGWQGIFGLVITSLLAICMHFMPAVSPFSESSRAVFDDLSDLLEGLKENPSLITALIAFTVSCALYNFIGLFIAMYSSSANRLLADGLRVYFIWVFVIVMEWEIMNLITIMGFIVLQMGIVLYRQALFLDWYRAAIAHWHRTRYVDLNSENAAVPNSRPADVI; from the exons ATGGATCATCGGGTTTTTCTGTCGCTGATCTTTGTGCTGAGCGGCACCTTCAACGTTCTGGTGGTGAA GTGGGCTAGTCAAGAGCAGGTGACTGGCAGCGATGGAAAACTCCATGGATTCCAGCATCCGGTGGTTTTCACCCTGCTCATGTTTCTCGGCGAGTTCCTGTGCTTCCTGGTCTTCAAGCTCATCCGCCTGATCTCCAATCGTCGGGGA CAGGTCATCTCCGATCTGGATACCATCTTAACCCCGGACAGCAGTGAGTTCAGCCCTCTGAGCATGATCCTGCCCACCGTGCTGGATACGATTGCCTCCATTCTGCTGTTCACCGGACTTTACTTGACTTACGCCACCAGCTTCCAGATGATAAGGG GTGCCGCCCTGGTCTTCGTGGGCATCTTTAGTACCATGTTCTTGAACCACACGCTCACTGGACGCCACTGGCTGGCCATCTTCACCATTTCCTGCGGCGTCTTCAACATTGTCTGCATGGACGTTCAGCGAGTGGGCTACGACCTGGTCTTATTGCCGTACACCGACCAGAAAGCCATCCTGACCGGCGACTtgcttattattattgctgaAATTCTGCACGGTCTGCAGTATGTTTACGAGGAGAAGCAGCTCAAGACCTCGAATGTGGCCCCTCTGCAAGCTGCCGGTTGGCAGGGAATTTTCGGATTGGTCATCACCTCGCTTTTGGCCATTTGTATGCACTTCATGCCCGCCGTGAGTCCCTTTAGCGAGAGTTCGCGTGCTGTCTTCGACGATTTGAGTGATCTCCTTGAGGGACTCAAGGAGAATCCCTCCTTGATTACGGCCCTGATTGCCTTCACCGTCTCCTGTGCCCTGTACAACTTCATTGGCCTCTTCATTGCGATGTACTCGTCCAGCGCCAACCGCCTATTGGCCGATGGCCTGCGCGTATACTTTATCTGGGTGTTCGTGATTGTCATGGAGTGGGAGATTATGAATCTCATCACCATCATGGGCTTCATCGTCCTGCAAATGGGCATCGTTCTCTACCGGCAGGCCCTTTTCCTGGACTGGTATCGAGCTGCCATAGCTCACTGGCATCGCACTCGCTACGTTGATTTGAATTCGGAGAATGCGGCTGTTCCGAACAGCCGACCAGCGGATGTGATCTAA
- the Tango9 gene encoding solute carrier family 35 member F6 isoform X2 yields MDHRVFLSLIFVLSGTFNVLVVKWASQEQVTGSDGKLHGFQHPVVFTLLMFLGEFLCFLVFKLIRLISNRRGVISDLDTILTPDSSEFSPLSMILPTVLDTIASILLFTGLYLTYATSFQMIRGAALVFVGIFSTMFLNHTLTGRHWLAIFTISCGVFNIVCMDVQRVGYDLVLLPYTDQKAILTGDLLIIIAEILHGLQYVYEEKQLKTSNVAPLQAAGWQGIFGLVITSLLAICMHFMPAVSPFSESSRAVFDDLSDLLEGLKENPSLITALIAFTVSCALYNFIGLFIAMYSSSANRLLADGLRVYFIWVFVIVMEWEIMNLITIMGFIVLQMGIVLYRQALFLDWYRAAIAHWHRTRYVDLNSENAAVPNSRPADVI; encoded by the exons ATGGATCATCGGGTTTTTCTGTCGCTGATCTTTGTGCTGAGCGGCACCTTCAACGTTCTGGTGGTGAA GTGGGCTAGTCAAGAGCAGGTGACTGGCAGCGATGGAAAACTCCATGGATTCCAGCATCCGGTGGTTTTCACCCTGCTCATGTTTCTCGGCGAGTTCCTGTGCTTCCTGGTCTTCAAGCTCATCCGCCTGATCTCCAATCGTCGGGGA GTCATCTCCGATCTGGATACCATCTTAACCCCGGACAGCAGTGAGTTCAGCCCTCTGAGCATGATCCTGCCCACCGTGCTGGATACGATTGCCTCCATTCTGCTGTTCACCGGACTTTACTTGACTTACGCCACCAGCTTCCAGATGATAAGGG GTGCCGCCCTGGTCTTCGTGGGCATCTTTAGTACCATGTTCTTGAACCACACGCTCACTGGACGCCACTGGCTGGCCATCTTCACCATTTCCTGCGGCGTCTTCAACATTGTCTGCATGGACGTTCAGCGAGTGGGCTACGACCTGGTCTTATTGCCGTACACCGACCAGAAAGCCATCCTGACCGGCGACTtgcttattattattgctgaAATTCTGCACGGTCTGCAGTATGTTTACGAGGAGAAGCAGCTCAAGACCTCGAATGTGGCCCCTCTGCAAGCTGCCGGTTGGCAGGGAATTTTCGGATTGGTCATCACCTCGCTTTTGGCCATTTGTATGCACTTCATGCCCGCCGTGAGTCCCTTTAGCGAGAGTTCGCGTGCTGTCTTCGACGATTTGAGTGATCTCCTTGAGGGACTCAAGGAGAATCCCTCCTTGATTACGGCCCTGATTGCCTTCACCGTCTCCTGTGCCCTGTACAACTTCATTGGCCTCTTCATTGCGATGTACTCGTCCAGCGCCAACCGCCTATTGGCCGATGGCCTGCGCGTATACTTTATCTGGGTGTTCGTGATTGTCATGGAGTGGGAGATTATGAATCTCATCACCATCATGGGCTTCATCGTCCTGCAAATGGGCATCGTTCTCTACCGGCAGGCCCTTTTCCTGGACTGGTATCGAGCTGCCATAGCTCACTGGCATCGCACTCGCTACGTTGATTTGAATTCGGAGAATGCGGCTGTTCCGAACAGCCGACCAGCGGATGTGATCTAA
- the Tango9 gene encoding solute carrier family 35 member F6 isoform X3, producing MKIFSIGLQVISDLDTILTPDSSEFSPLSMILPTVLDTIASILLFTGLYLTYATSFQMIRGAALVFVGIFSTMFLNHTLTGRHWLAIFTISCGVFNIVCMDVQRVGYDLVLLPYTDQKAILTGDLLIIIAEILHGLQYVYEEKQLKTSNVAPLQAAGWQGIFGLVITSLLAICMHFMPAVSPFSESSRAVFDDLSDLLEGLKENPSLITALIAFTVSCALYNFIGLFIAMYSSSANRLLADGLRVYFIWVFVIVMEWEIMNLITIMGFIVLQMGIVLYRQALFLDWYRAAIAHWHRTRYVDLNSENAAVPNSRPADVI from the exons ATGAAAATCTTTAGCATAGGTTTGCAA GTCATCTCCGATCTGGATACCATCTTAACCCCGGACAGCAGTGAGTTCAGCCCTCTGAGCATGATCCTGCCCACCGTGCTGGATACGATTGCCTCCATTCTGCTGTTCACCGGACTTTACTTGACTTACGCCACCAGCTTCCAGATGATAAGGG GTGCCGCCCTGGTCTTCGTGGGCATCTTTAGTACCATGTTCTTGAACCACACGCTCACTGGACGCCACTGGCTGGCCATCTTCACCATTTCCTGCGGCGTCTTCAACATTGTCTGCATGGACGTTCAGCGAGTGGGCTACGACCTGGTCTTATTGCCGTACACCGACCAGAAAGCCATCCTGACCGGCGACTtgcttattattattgctgaAATTCTGCACGGTCTGCAGTATGTTTACGAGGAGAAGCAGCTCAAGACCTCGAATGTGGCCCCTCTGCAAGCTGCCGGTTGGCAGGGAATTTTCGGATTGGTCATCACCTCGCTTTTGGCCATTTGTATGCACTTCATGCCCGCCGTGAGTCCCTTTAGCGAGAGTTCGCGTGCTGTCTTCGACGATTTGAGTGATCTCCTTGAGGGACTCAAGGAGAATCCCTCCTTGATTACGGCCCTGATTGCCTTCACCGTCTCCTGTGCCCTGTACAACTTCATTGGCCTCTTCATTGCGATGTACTCGTCCAGCGCCAACCGCCTATTGGCCGATGGCCTGCGCGTATACTTTATCTGGGTGTTCGTGATTGTCATGGAGTGGGAGATTATGAATCTCATCACCATCATGGGCTTCATCGTCCTGCAAATGGGCATCGTTCTCTACCGGCAGGCCCTTTTCCTGGACTGGTATCGAGCTGCCATAGCTCACTGGCATCGCACTCGCTACGTTGATTTGAATTCGGAGAATGCGGCTGTTCCGAACAGCCGACCAGCGGATGTGATCTAA
- the GC2 gene encoding mitochondrial glutamate carrier 1, with amino-acid sequence MERVEQKKPAQFNVLPKIINGGIAGIIGVTCVYPLDMVKTRLQNQTIGPNGERMYTSIADCFRKTIASEGFFGMYKGSAVNILLITPEKAIKLAANDYFRYQLATKGGSLSLPRAALAGGLAGLFQIVVTTPMELLKIQMQDAGRVASAARAEGREVQHLTAMSLTKKLLRERGIFGLYKGVGATGVRDITFSMIYFPLMSIINDKGPRKTDGSGEAVFYWSLLAGLIGGMTAAFMVTPLDVIKTRVQADSAKEFNGIVDCVQKTLKREGIKAFFKGGLCRIMVVAPLFGIAQMFYFLGVGEKILGIEQRKSV; translated from the exons ATGGAGAGGGTAGAACAAAAAAAGCCAGCGCAGTTCAA TGTTTTGCCTAAAATCATAAACGGCGGAATTGCCGGAATTATTGGAGTGACTTGCGTTTATCCACTGGATATGGTGAAGACGCGTCTGCAAAACCAGACAATCGGTCCCAATGGCGAGCGCATGTACACCAGCAT CGCCGACTGTTTCCGGAAGACGATCGCCAGCGAAGGATTCTTTGGAATGTACAAAGGCTCCGCTGTGAATATCCTGCTGATCACACCCGAAAAAGCCATAAAACTGGCAGCCAATGACTACTTCCGCTATCAACTGGCCACCAAGGGTGGGTCGCTTTCCTTGCCCCGGGCAGCCTTGGCCGGTGGCCTGGCCGGACTGTTCCAGATCGTGGTCACCACGCCCATGGAGCTGCTCAAGATTCAAATGCAGGACGCCGGTCGTGTGGCTTCGGCCGCCCGAGCAGAAGGACGGGAGGTTCAACACTTGACGGCCATGAGTCTGACCAAGAAGCTACTGCGGGAGCGGGGCATCTTTGGCCTGTACAAGGGTGTGGGCGCCACCGGAGTGCGGGACATCACGTTCTCGATGATATACTTCCCGCTGATGTCCATTATAAACGACAAGGGGCCACGAAAGACTGACGGCTCTGGCGAAGCGGTTTTCTATTGGTCCCTTTTGGCCGGACTTATAGGCGGGATGACGGCCGCCTTCATGGTCACACCGCTGGATGTGATCAAGACCCGGGTGCAGGCCGATAGCGCGAAGGAGTTCAACGGCATCGTGGACTGCGTCCAAAAGACCCTCAAACGCGAGGGTATAAAGGCTTTTTTCAAAGGCGGTCTATGTAGGATTATGGTAGTGGCTCCTCTATTCGGTATTGCGCAGATGTTCTACTTCTTGGGCGTGGGCGAAAAGATTTTGGGCATCGAGCAAAGGAAATCGGTCTAA
- the GC1 gene encoding mitochondrial glutamate carrier 1 produces MSGSETNKTPLQQPQHQQFALLPKIINGGIAGIIGVTCVFPLDLVKTRLQNQQVGPNGERMYNSMFDCFRKTYKAEGYFGMYRGSGVNILLITPEKAIKLTANDYFRHKLTTKDGKLPLTSQMVAGGLAGAFQIIVTTPMELLKIQMQDAGRVAAAAKLAGKTVEKVSATQLASQLIKDKGIFGLYKGIGATGLRDVTFSVIYFPLFATLNDLGPRRSDGSGEAVFWCSFLAGLAAGSTAALAVNPFDVVKTRLQAIKKADGEKEFKGISDCITKTLKHEGPTAFFKGGLCRMIVIAPLFGIAQTVYYLGVAEGLLGVQKK; encoded by the exons ATGTCGGGCAGTGAAACCAACAAAACACCGCTGCAGCAGCCACAGCACCAACAATTCGC GCTGCTGCCGAAGATCATCAACGGAGGAATTGCTGGAATCATTGGAGTGACATGTGTCTTCCCACTGGACTTGGTCAAGACGAGGCTGCAGAACCAGCAGGTCGGACCCAATGGAGAACGCATGTACAACAGCAT GTTCGATTGCTTCCGCAAGACGTACAAGGCCGAGGGATACTTTGGCATGTACCGCGGCTCCGGCGTGAACATCCTGCTGATCACTCCTGAGAAGGCCATCAAGTTGACGGCCAACGACTACTTCCGCCACAAGCTGACCACCAAGGATGGCAAACTTCCGCTGACCAGCCAGATGGTCGCCGGCGGTCTGGCCGGTGCATTCCAGATTATCGTTACCACGCCCATGGAGCTGCTCAAGATCCAGATGCAGGACGCTGGCCGAGTGGCTGCGGCGGCCAAATTGGCTGGCAAGACGGTGGAGAAGGTGTCGGCCACCCAGCTGGCCTCGCAGCTCATCAAGGATAAGGGCATCTTTGGGCTGTACAAGGGCATCGGAGCCACGGGATTAAGGGATGTCACCTTCTCAGTCATTTACTTCCCCCTATTCGCTACTCTCAATGATCTGGGTCCCCGGCGAAGTGATGGATCTGGAGAGGCCGTCTTCTG GTGCTCCTTCCTGGCGGGTTTGGCGGCAGGATCAACCGCCGCCCTCGCGGTTAATCCATTCGATGTGGTCAAGACGCGTCTGCAGGCGATTAAGAAGGCCGATGGCGAGAAGGAATTCAAAGGCATATCCGATTGCATTAC TAAAACGCTGAAGCATGAGGGACCCACCGCTTTCTTCAAGGGCGGTCTGTGCCGAATGATTGTGATTGCTCCTCTGTTCGGAATCGCTCAGACGGTCTACTATCTGGGCGTGGCCGAGGGTCTGCTGGGCGTTCAGAAAAAGTAG